From Toxotes jaculatrix isolate fToxJac2 chromosome 7, fToxJac2.pri, whole genome shotgun sequence:
ACACTCCTGCACAGATATCATACACAATACTATAACAcacaatacaaaatataaaagaaaaccTGAGTAGCAGGGTCTCATTTGTCACTTTACtaattttactgtgttttaatgaagGGAGAGAGTTAAACTCACCTGTTCTTCATTTGGATCCAGATACACATCTgaaatgcagagagaaaatTCTAGCAGTGATTTGTGTAGTGGTGGGGAAAGGTCTCACAAATAGTTTATAAGTGACTATAATGTGAAAGAGAGTCAACAATGTATACAGTCAAACACAGATGACCAGAGAATGAGTCACCTATTTAGtcagttaattaattaatttatgaGCTAAAGGACTAATCCGAGAGTTCCTcatctgcttttacagcacAACAACCAGTGGTGGAGAGTAACTTAACACATTTACTGAAATACTGTGCTGTACTTTGAAGTGAGGTTTTGGAAATAATAAAAGGCAAGTTCCTCATCTTTTAAATTTCATAATTTTTACAGCACATTTAGTGCAAAGTGGTGATTGCACAGGTGTTCTCGCAGATCATTTTACAATCAGTTTGCTAATAAACTTGAGTTTCAGAGGCACGCAAGGTGCAGCTCAGTGTAGGTACAGTAGGTGGCACTCTCCtccttgtttctgctgcttaaCTAACTACCCAGTACTAATTGCATTATTTATTCAAAacaagctgctgttgctgtttgaaCACAATATTTCTTGCCTGTGCACCATGACATTTTTCCAGGTGCATATCAACAGGAAATGTAAAATCTGTCCGACATGACTGTGTTTCTATAAATAACACATGactaataaaacaaatattaagaCAGTTGCCTTCCTCTCAGTCAACAGTCATTTACAGTCGGGTGAATTACTTCTATCTGTGTTGGTAGAAGTGATTACTGCACCTTCCTCTGTGTTGGATTCAGGGCCTGGAACAGGAACAGACCGGACTGGTGGAGGAGGCATCATCTTGTTTCTCCCAGGCTTCTCATTTCTGTCTATCTCAGGTGCTGGGATGGAGAAAGATGTACTTATATCACATTGAGGAAGAGGGTTAAAGAGATGACGTGTGGTGGGTTATACAATAAGTGAACAAAATCGGCAAATGCACTGTTTGTGTAGTTGCAAATCAGCACAGATGAATGACTCACGTTTCCTGGTGTTGGGTTCATAGCAGAAAACATCAGCACGTTGTGGAAGTGTCTGGGTGACAAAAGTGAGATCATTAGATTAAAAGAAATGCAACATCTTAAAACACTCTTGAAACagatgcagagacacacacagaagttaCCATGGGTTTTCCAGGCCTGGGTGGAGGAGCAGCCTGTCTCTGTGGAACAGCAGGACTGGACGTCCTCTCTGCAAAAAGAGCCATAAATTAAGAGAAAAGGTTTTATATTGTCTCGTGTTTCTATGCTTAACAGCGTTTTGAACTGATTAAGCCATAGCCCTATTTGTTGCAGTGACTCAGTGCAGTGCTGTTACCCAGATAAACGTTCTCCTCCACTTGTCTCTGTGGGACTTTCACAGCCGGACGCTCACAAGGAGGTGCTTCATACATGtcaccttcctcctcatcctgccATAAgtaataaatatgaatatgaaatagCTTTAAAGGTGTATGCATGTTGCATTTTAAGAAAGAGTTATTCATTCTGAGAGGTAAGTAAGAGTGTTTCAGTTAAGTCCAACCATAGCTTAAGGGACTGGAAGCCTTTTCATTTTTGGTCTCTTTGTAGTCTTTCGAGTCTTTTTGCAGTTGTGTCTTCCTATAGTTGTTTTGCATctatttgtgggtttttttgtgtaattttggtGGGATTGTGGTAACGACATCATAGGAATGAGATagagacttttaaaaaaatgccacGTGTAATGTTTAATAATATGTGGATAAAACCTGAAAAAGCACAGATTCAGGAATTTCTACATTTTCTACTTACAAACTCATCCTGTGGCCACCCAAACCCTGCATTGTTATCTGAAACAGAcagattcaaaataaaactgacagatACCAAAGTCTGTGATCCAGTGAAGAAACAAAGATAAGAAGAATTCAGTTCATTCTAAACTGAGACTGAATCTCACCTGTTCTTCTGGGTGGAGCAGGAGGTCCACCATGTctgagggaaagaggagaggtgagATGCCACAGTAGcattttgtttcatgtattataCATTAACAGCAAAACCAGGGAGGTTTTTCTAATAGTAACTATACTTACAGGTTCTTCAGTTTTCCAAAGAAGCTCTGAAAAGCACAGAAACGTCACATTCAGAGATTTAACATTGACAAAAGTCTTAGCTGCATGCCTGGATAGTAATCATTTCCTTTTAGTTATCTATCAGCTTCATCATTAAGTATGAGTCAGTGGCAGCAGCTGTAGATAAAGTTAAAATTTGGCCCACCTTtgtcagccacaacattaaagtCACATACATAGTAATGCATCACTACTTATGATCCAGTAATATAGTGTAGATGTTTCAGAAATAATacattctgcataatgagtcAAGTACTCAAaactttgaatgcaggacttttacttgtaacagtATTTCTACTCTGTGATATTACTATTTATTGAAGTAAAATAACTGAGAACTTCGTTCACCGCTGATTATTTGCCCACATAGTTCTCGTCAAGGTTAAAAGGGAAGGTAGAGTTTCAGTATTCAGCTCACTGTCCTTGTGAATCTTATCATTATTTAATCTCTTTGACTTTTGATTGCTGCAGCAGTTAATTCAAAATCAGTGCTGTCATGAGGCATAAACTCATTAACATCatcagttaaatcacagaaaagtACATCTGCAAGGATGTGACCGAGGTTAGAAGGAGGACACGGAGATAAACATGCACTTTGACTTCAAGTGAAATCAGGAAGTGGAGTGACAGtggctctttttttcccacagcacCAGGCAGCCATGGAGGAAGTGTTGATGTAAAGTAAATGATtatagacagacagaaagggagagagagaggaactgcagagtttctatctctcacacactttggcacaacagatgacagaaaacaaatgattttctgttgataaaTGAGGAGCAGGTGAGAGGTGATAAAACAGAACTGTGTCAGTGTTCGTCTCTTTATGACCTTTATCTCACAGAGTAACTCCAAAAATATCTGCATTTTAAGGTCGTCTCAAGTTACAACGACAACGCTCTGCTTTGTTCAGACCACAGTGTTGAGCTGCTACCTGCTTTTACTTCTCTCTGttgggaaattaaaaaaaaaaacacttgtaaaGTCTCATTGAAAAGTGTTGACAGTGGCTCAGAGAGAGAAtaggaggaaaaaggaaaaagtcatGTAGCCATGAAGTGAAATCTGATGCAAACAAGGACAAGCTGCACTGTGCCTGTCTGAATAGCGAAACATTCaaatgtttcacttttcagACAATAGAAATAGTGTGTATCATGTTATCACAAGCAATTATATTAGACATGAATTAAACCAGCCACTGTACTAATTTTGAATTGTTGTACAGATATtcagatactgtatgtgctgaCTGTTAATAAAACCAACTCCACGAGCAGGTGCCATGAAAATACTGCTCAGAATACAATATAAAGTTGACCAAACAAAGACTGTGTTCACACTGTTGTACCTTTTCCACACTAGCCTTAGACTAGACCTTActtctgttttttaatgtttgttatCAGCATGTGAACATACAGGGATCTCCTCCAACCACCAAACATCTATAGTTGAAGGGAGACTAAACTCCCATCCAACAAGAAAAAAGGTGTCATGAGAGACCGTAAAGCAGTCTTGCTTGAATTTTTGTGTTACCAAAACCCATCTGATAATACTtttataggtgtgtgtgtatatatatatatatgtgtgtgtgtgtgtgtgtgtgtgtgtgtgtgtgtgtgtgtgtgtgtgtgtgtgtgtgtgtgcatgcgtgtgtgtgtgtgtgtgtgtgtacacacacacccacacacacacgcacaaaacaCTGTGGTGGAAACTGTCTAGTTCAGATCCCCCTATGAAGTCTCTGAGAAATGTGGGAAAATTTGCAGTTGCAGAATTTAAACTGTACAAAAAGATCATCACTAACactaaaagttaaaataaacagGGAGACTCCTCTAAAAGCCAGAGACACAGAGTCTCAGCATGGTTGCATACAACATCATTTTCTGAGagaacaacagcacaaactacAGCAATACAGCTCAAATTCCACAAcaagtaaatatgaagcttgACATGCTACATATGGGTAGATGTGACACTACTTGGTCTACCTGAAATAAATAACGTACATATGTCTGTAGGTGCTTGCTTAACTTTTATTTGAATGTGATTTCAACAAATGTTAAAACTTTTacatttgagacaaaaaaaaacttcagcatAGTCACCTGAGAAACTGATTTTGAACAAAGAGCACACATAAAGGGAAGTTTGATAGACATGTTTGACCTCTCCGAGAACTTTAGAAAAAAATTACTGATGCctgtaggtgtgtttgttttcaggtttcCTGCAAACACTAGTTGTCTGGGTTATGTTTGTCCTCACACTCCCACACAATCACAACTTTAACAGCATAACTACCATTCTACCTTTACCCCATTCACAACTTCAAACGGAAAGATGCTGAAATAAGTAACTAGACACAAGGTTTACAGACTACTCAGTTGCACGATCACCAAAACTCTATCGTCAAAACCTACTCACTTCCTTCTCACTTCACTTTAAAGTTACCAGTCTATAAActaaatatgacaaaaataaaatagcgCTTTACCATTGTCATGATCACGATTCTCCCAGCTCAAGTCATGAGGAATTGTCTTTCTTTCGGTTCTTGGATGCAAATGATTTTAAAGATTGAAAGCGAGCGATACAGAGAGAATGTGAAGAGCAGCTCTAACTGAACTCATTTGCATTTCCTACCTGTGTCAGACAGACAGCttcacctgctgctctctgcctgtaAATGAGCTGCAGCCAATGCACAGCTCAAACATAGCTCCAAATTTCCCTACTGCAAATGGTCATATAACCAGCTGAATATGATATCATTTGCTGCAACTGGTAAATAACATCTACTTTGTATCTGCCatcaaaacaggaaattaattATTTACCACGCCAGACACTAATGTACTTATTGTTAAGTTGTCATTAAGTTGTAAGACAGGATTCatacaaggtaaaaaaaaatacactcacacaaaaaaaaatctccttagAGATGAATCCACACACAGCTTGTTGTGTTTTCTAActttaaaagtacaaaaagtgagtgaaaataaTCCCACAGTGTGAGCAGGGCGTGCTcaaaaggaaacaaactgtCTGCTACGTACACTCTGTTGCCAGTTTTTTAGATACACCTGGCTACGGTTCAACAGTGCCACAAAGTGCAGTGTCCACAATGACCATATGGTCAAATCAGCATTTCTCTAAATCTGTTCCAACAAAAATTAGTAAaacactttttcttcatttatatacttttttcttgtaattttaAAGATCAAACAAGTAATGGATACAGGCAAACGCCTACGAGATCACAACACATTAATGTAAAGgcctttaaaatgattttaacatGGCTGTGATCTAGAAAACATCGTTGGACAGCAGACAAACAACTCACATTTCTTGTCTGTAAGTGGGATTGAATGAGATACTAGAAAAGTTCCAGTAATGTTCCAGTATAAGAGATACGGGCGAATGttgaaacaaaaatgttttgatgaaaaACATTAACCCAACCAAAAAACTTTGGCATGTTTTCATTCCCAACATGCTGACAGAATTTCCGGCTCAGAGTTTCGTCAGTCATGACGCAGGGATATGTTTAGTGAAACTTAATTTCAATCAGAGGCTGAAAAACAGAGGCTTTTTTTAACTACTAAGTATCCTTAGTAATCCTTAAGCTGTCATGGTGAAACTAATGTATCAGTGATTTATTGAATAAAAAGCCACAACAAGGTCAAAAAGCAAGACACATAAAGAGATTTATTCCAAATATTATTTATTGACAAAGGAGTACATTTCAAAATGGGGTTATAATGACACTGACAATAAATTATTAAGCTACAGTACAACATATTAAAGTTTCTACAAAGCAATAAGTGATACACATAAATATTAACTTAATACAAAACATCTAAAACCCAGTTTCCCTTGAGAGTCTATCACAGAACAAAGTGAGTTTGTTAAGCTTTGCAGTCAAGAAGCAATTttaagtaaaacagaaaaaccagcCCCCAGTCGTTTTCCATATTAAATCAATAATCAGACAATATAAATGTTATATACATACTGGGCTCAGCCCAGGCGTGGAGAAGTACCCCAGAAATCTGgtacaaaaacagtgaaattttGCTGTTCCTCTGTAATGAAGCATAAGGAATAAGACATGGGTTTGTTAAATGGAGTTCAGAGTTTCCTGCTACAAGATggcagggagcgagagagagctgCAAAAACAATCAAGATCTGAACCAGCAGATACGTTTTGTGGTTTGAATAAAGGTCTGGAACCTGTCAAGCTCCTAAATAAGCAAATGCATGAACATTTTGCATTAAAAGTTATTAAGCCAACATCACCTCATATCTAGAAGACAAATCTGTAACACAGACTTAAACTTTGCACAAAACTTCGTGTGTTGACTGAGTATTCTTCTGGATTAAAAGTGCTACTGGCCTGAAGTCTACCACCATGACTTCTCTGTATAAACCAGCACAAAGCCAgccagagagagctgaggaatGTAATGATATTTCctattttttctgttcagttcaCTGCCTGAACTTCCAGTTTGGTGGAGGCAATActgagaaaaacacatgaaaactcTGTATGGatgaagagataaaaaaaatatgatcacGATCAAGATGGcccagaaagaggaaaaagttcgttctgtgtttctgtccatatATACTGTCAAATTTGACACAGTAAGGAACAGAAAAGTCTAGAACACGGAGCTACATCGTACATGAAAACTCACGGCTGAAGTCCTCCTTGCGCCTCTCAGTAGGAGTGGTCCTGCTTGTTTAAAACTTCCATCAGCTGGATTAAGATCAACAGATAAACAGAGTCCTGACAGTCCTGTGGACATCTCTGTCTATCTTCTCAATGCTAAACATGTCTGCTTTTACCCATAGTGCTTACGGGTATGGTTATCCAACAACATCTTCCTGGCAGTTTCTCTTACTTTAGACCGGGTTTGCCTTAATTTTGTTGTTGATCCAGTTGATGTAATTGCTGACACGGGTGTAGACCCCAGGCTTGTCCCTCTGCCCACACCCGTCGCCCCAGCTGATCACACCCATCAGAGTCATCCTGTCATTGTTTCGACAGACAAGCGGGCCACCGGAGTCTCCCTGTGGGTTCAAGAAGAAAAATGGTGAGATAAAGGAAAATTTAGACTGAGCCCTGATTTAATAAGGAGCTTATGCGTAAAAATCAGGCGTTCTCACCTTGCAGGCATCGTCAAGGCCTCGGGTGTCACCTGCACACAGCATGTTGGTGGTAACTGGGCGTCCAGACAGCACATCTGGGACACACTTCTCATTGGGCCACAGGCGAACATAACCTCTCTTAACACGCTCAGAGTACTCTGCAGAAACTGTGGAGAGTGTTTAAATGAATACTTCAGCACCTCctaccaaaaaaataaatccattaaAGGTTCGTGGAAAAGCTTGCTTACACTGCCCTCTGCTGATCAGTCAACTGTCACCCACTTGCTTATGAGATATGCCACAACAGTagccatgcaaaaaaaaaaattagaatgcCATGAATTATGGGATGTTAGCTCACATTCTTTGTCTCTTCCATAGCCTGAGATCTCACACTCCGTCCAGCTGGGCAACACCAGTCCAGGTTCAGGCAGACACACCGGAAAAACCTCTGGAGAGTTTACAGCACAGATGCCAATGTCCGTCTGCAGCTTCAAGAGAGCTGCAAGTGGAAAGTGAGCATAGGAAAGTCAGGGTAATGCACTGGGAAAATCTGGAATGAAGACTGAGGGATGATTTTAGGTTTTAACAAGCATTTGCTGCCAACTTAAGGTTCCATATCATCACTGCTGGGGGAGAACATGGAAACTAAAACAGCTCATTTTCATCATTCACTTTATAGAATGACAAAACCCTGTTTCAAAATGTAACTTGTATTGATTTATGAAAATCTGACATGATTAATGATACGGTAATATAATAAGgttttcagaaataaaacaatatatatagaatataatatttttttaaaaagagggaaaaaatgaaagaaaagattaTATGAATTACTTGAAATGTTCACTCACCAATGTCATTGTCAAATGACTCATTGTCAAATGTCTCATGGATCCAGTACTTCTCAACATTGAAAATCTGCTCACTGCTGGAATTCTGTTTCCGAAACGTTCTTCCCAAAatcactttcagtttttctgctttATCACTGAAAAAGATGGgaaatatgtttgtatgtagCATGGCAAAACatgatgtttgtttacatgatgtgttttgtgtgtgtgtgcacgagtgAAGGATGagtgtttttcttacttttcctCAAAGCAGTGCGCAGCAGACAGGACCCAACAGGAGTTGATGAGGATTCCTCCACATCGGTAAAAGTGTTGTCTGCTACGGGCCTGGTACACATTAATGGCCGCCTGCCATGGCTGTTCTGTGATGTCACTCGCTCTGCCCCCAAATATGCGGTACATAGGACGATTCAGGGAGTTATCTGAACGTTGGCCACATGTTGCTACAGAGAGGACAGGTTGCAGGATGATCGTTaaataacaattaaaaaaaactacacccCAGACAAGTCAGAGGAAATTGGGGGATTTTTATTGGATGTCAGAATGTCCTAcctctgttattgttgttagtGGTTGGGCCACGTGGGCCAAGAGTGGTGATGACAGATGGACGTCTTGCtaaaaaaacaggagacaggTATGGGCAGTCTGTTAGCACCGAAGATTATAGTTCCTAACAGGTAGCTGACCTCTTGCATCAGTATTGATGATATTACTTCTATGCTTCAACATTGCTGCAAAATTAAACCATGGAAATAAGGGAACTCACAGCACTTAGGAATGTCACACAGCTCCCAGGTCAGCTGCATGTTCTTGTAGGTGTGACACCATGGACCTGCATCACCATCTGGATTCCTGTTGgacaaaggaagaagaagtcagatgaaaaaaatattgaaatgaaaatagttATTCCAATCTTTCTGTCGAGCATagggtgtgtgtgctggcatcTCTACCTGCAAAAGCTGTGACTGCCGAGCCCCAGCTC
This genomic window contains:
- the plat gene encoding tissue-type plasminogen activator isoform X1; protein product: MTTSLGLLILFSALCCCLADNVELLRSKRGTRFYRGEPDRQPARRTLLIVHVQKSSPSFDTSLRCVDSETSAVRSFGDTWLRWRGQRVEYCRCALRGRELCHIVPVINCYVSHCYNGGTCKEAVYTSDYICQCPAGFSGTRCEINTNEKCIVGQGEGYRGTWSISHSGAECINWNSTSLRGKRFTARKVDASSLGLGNHNFCRNPDNDNSPWCYTYKGTQIVWELCSLPKCPEDKYKECVLGSGQSYRGTTSVTKSGSRCLPWDSPAVKRKLNNAWRSDALELGLGSHSFCRNPDGDAGPWCHTYKNMQLTWELCDIPKCSRRPSVITTLGPRGPTTNNNNRATCGQRSDNSLNRPMYRIFGGRASDITEQPWQAAINVYQARSRQHFYRCGGILINSCWVLSAAHCFEENDKAEKLKVILGRTFRKQNSSSEQIFNVEKYWIHETFDNESFDNDIALLKLQTDIGICAVNSPEVFPVCLPEPGLVLPSWTECEISGYGRDKEFSAEYSERVKRGYVRLWPNEKCVPDVLSGRPVTTNMLCAGDTRGLDDACKGDSGGPLVCRNNDRMTLMGVISWGDGCGQRDKPGVYTRVSNYINWINNKIKANPV
- the plat gene encoding tissue-type plasminogen activator isoform X3, with translation MTTSLGLLILFSALCCCLADNVELLRSKRGTRFYRDCYVSHCYNGGTCKEAVYTSDYICQCPAGFSGTRCEINTNEKCIVGQGEGYRGTWSISHSGAECINWNSTSLRGKRFTARKVDASSLGLGNHNFCRNPDNDNSPWCYTYKGTQIVWELCSLPKCPEDKYKECVLGSGQSYRGTTSVTKSGSRCLPWDSPAVKRKLNNAWRSDALELGLGSHSFCRNPDGDAGPWCHTYKNMQLTWELCDIPKCSRRPSVITTLGPRGPTTNNNNRATCGQRSDNSLNRPMYRIFGGRASDITEQPWQAAINVYQARSRQHFYRCGGILINSCWVLSAAHCFEENDKAEKLKVILGRTFRKQNSSSEQIFNVEKYWIHETFDNESFDNDIALLKLQTDIGICAVNSPEVFPVCLPEPGLVLPSWTECEISGYGRDKEFSAEYSERVKRGYVRLWPNEKCVPDVLSGRPVTTNMLCAGDTRGLDDACKGDSGGPLVCRNNDRMTLMGVISWGDGCGQRDKPGVYTRVSNYINWINNKIKANPV
- the plat gene encoding tissue-type plasminogen activator isoform X2, with translation MTTSLGLLILFSALCCCLADNVELLRSKRGTRFYRVRCVDSETSAVRSFGDTWLRWRGQRVEYCRCALRGRELCHIVPVINCYVSHCYNGGTCKEAVYTSDYICQCPAGFSGTRCEINTNEKCIVGQGEGYRGTWSISHSGAECINWNSTSLRGKRFTARKVDASSLGLGNHNFCRNPDNDNSPWCYTYKGTQIVWELCSLPKCPEDKYKECVLGSGQSYRGTTSVTKSGSRCLPWDSPAVKRKLNNAWRSDALELGLGSHSFCRNPDGDAGPWCHTYKNMQLTWELCDIPKCSRRPSVITTLGPRGPTTNNNNRATCGQRSDNSLNRPMYRIFGGRASDITEQPWQAAINVYQARSRQHFYRCGGILINSCWVLSAAHCFEENDKAEKLKVILGRTFRKQNSSSEQIFNVEKYWIHETFDNESFDNDIALLKLQTDIGICAVNSPEVFPVCLPEPGLVLPSWTECEISGYGRDKEFSAEYSERVKRGYVRLWPNEKCVPDVLSGRPVTTNMLCAGDTRGLDDACKGDSGGPLVCRNNDRMTLMGVISWGDGCGQRDKPGVYTRVSNYINWINNKIKANPV